A DNA window from Pseudarthrobacter sp. W1I19 contains the following coding sequences:
- a CDS encoding GAF and ANTAR domain-containing protein, with the protein MTVPVQGTSRRVIKSGDGSPEAAGFPDGPAFEPSGFLLDLVTDADSEAASLRRLAVAASVALTQAMGVQVDCTAMLTAGRGAPIRAANNGRAAGLGYLEQELGDGPMAHAAAADSPVVVEGAAASLRWRAYQRRFLDTGYGEVVAVPLRLDPGTTAALAFFTPLEVRFDADAVSHARWFARVASQSLKLALEVRSVRSAGDNLKSLLESRTSIDVACGVIMGRNRCSYSDAFGMLAGASSHRNKQVREVAEGILKNLPNGAPGTRFEF; encoded by the coding sequence ATGACAGTACCGGTGCAGGGCACCAGCAGAAGAGTGATCAAGTCCGGCGATGGCAGCCCGGAGGCGGCCGGCTTCCCGGACGGGCCTGCCTTTGAGCCGTCCGGCTTCCTGTTGGACCTCGTCACGGATGCCGACTCCGAGGCGGCGTCACTCCGGCGGCTGGCGGTGGCAGCCTCCGTGGCGCTCACGCAGGCCATGGGCGTCCAGGTGGACTGCACCGCAATGCTAACTGCGGGCCGCGGGGCTCCAATCCGCGCGGCCAACAACGGCCGGGCGGCGGGCCTGGGGTACCTTGAACAGGAGCTTGGGGACGGCCCCATGGCCCATGCCGCGGCGGCGGACAGTCCGGTGGTGGTGGAGGGTGCTGCAGCATCGCTGCGGTGGCGGGCCTACCAGCGCAGGTTCCTTGATACCGGCTACGGTGAGGTGGTTGCGGTTCCATTGCGGCTTGACCCCGGCACTACCGCCGCCCTGGCCTTCTTCACTCCGCTGGAGGTGCGATTCGATGCCGACGCCGTCAGCCACGCAAGGTGGTTCGCCCGGGTGGCGTCGCAGAGCCTCAAACTGGCGCTCGAGGTCCGGAGCGTCCGCTCGGCCGGGGATAATTTGAAGTCGCTGCTGGAAAGCCGGACGTCCATCGATGTGGCCTGCGGCGTGATTATGGGCCGCAACCGCTGCTCCTATTCTGACGCCTTCGGCATGCTGGCGGGTGCGTCCAGCCATCGGAACAAGCAGGTCCGCGAAGTGGCCGAGGGAATCCTGAAGAACCTCCCCAACGGCGCCCCCGGGACACGCTTCGAATTCTGA
- a CDS encoding acyltransferase, which produces MSAPERPDAPPGGLISGRKHGLDGLRTIAVAFVFLFHAATGLAPGGSIGVDVFFTLSGFVITLLIMKEYLATGGLRLGIFYAKRLARLWPALLAVCSVVVTVGLVFPASKWGGQEGFVLPAAGYVMNLAHFGTFGGSITGETLGPTWTLAVEEQFYLVWPLLLLVLLRYWKVRTVAWITAGLAGAFLLERFFLVLAGAPLNRLYNGPDTRADELLIGCTLALVLTVFRQGSRSHASLLAAARWTGPPAALILLAAVFLLKEPDTPGLWFSVFWTAGPTALALLAALAIGWLVLSPAGFTARILSHPWLAGPGRDLSYALYLWHMPVYLLLIPLVPSLWLRVPLAAALTVLLAYASFRVVETPVRRWANKRLDAAVVRSAPAQAPERNVEREPELAAAAGRS; this is translated from the coding sequence GTGTCAGCTCCCGAACGTCCGGACGCGCCCCCGGGCGGGCTGATTTCCGGGCGCAAACACGGCCTGGACGGGCTCCGGACCATTGCCGTGGCGTTTGTGTTCCTCTTCCACGCCGCCACCGGTCTGGCCCCCGGAGGATCCATCGGAGTGGACGTCTTCTTCACCCTCAGCGGCTTTGTGATCACCCTCCTGATCATGAAGGAGTACCTGGCCACCGGCGGGCTGCGCCTGGGCATCTTCTACGCCAAGCGCCTGGCGCGCCTGTGGCCCGCGCTCCTGGCAGTGTGTTCAGTGGTTGTCACCGTAGGCCTGGTGTTTCCGGCGTCGAAGTGGGGCGGCCAGGAAGGCTTCGTCCTGCCCGCTGCGGGATACGTGATGAACCTGGCGCATTTTGGGACGTTCGGCGGCTCCATCACCGGTGAGACCCTCGGCCCCACCTGGACGCTCGCCGTGGAGGAGCAGTTCTACCTGGTGTGGCCGTTGCTCCTCCTGGTCCTGCTGCGGTACTGGAAGGTCCGGACGGTAGCCTGGATCACCGCCGGCCTGGCCGGGGCGTTCCTGCTGGAGCGGTTCTTTCTGGTCCTGGCCGGGGCGCCGCTGAACCGGCTCTACAACGGGCCGGATACCAGGGCCGATGAGCTGCTGATCGGCTGCACCCTGGCGCTGGTCCTCACGGTTTTCCGGCAGGGCTCCCGGTCCCACGCGTCCCTGCTTGCCGCAGCGAGGTGGACCGGACCGCCGGCAGCCTTGATTCTGCTGGCCGCCGTCTTCCTGCTGAAGGAGCCGGATACGCCTGGCCTCTGGTTCAGCGTTTTTTGGACTGCGGGGCCCACGGCGCTGGCACTGCTGGCGGCACTGGCCATCGGGTGGCTGGTGCTGTCCCCGGCCGGCTTCACCGCGCGTATATTGAGCCATCCGTGGCTCGCGGGCCCTGGGCGGGACCTCTCCTACGCCCTGTACCTCTGGCACATGCCCGTCTACCTGCTGCTGATACCGCTGGTCCCGTCACTCTGGCTCCGCGTACCGCTCGCCGCAGCCCTGACGGTACTGCTCGCCTACGCATCCTTCCGCGTGGTGGAGACGCCCGTCCGCCGCTGGGCCAACAAAAGGCTCGACGCCGCCGTCGTCCGGTCCGCTCCTGCGCAAGCGCCGGAACGGAACGTGGAACGGGAACCGGAACTGGCGGCCGCGGCCGGACGGTCCTAG